A genomic region of Cannabis sativa cultivar Pink pepper isolate KNU-18-1 chromosome 1, ASM2916894v1, whole genome shotgun sequence contains the following coding sequences:
- the LOC133039610 gene encoding early nodule-specific protein 2-like codes for MGSESDDATDQLLKPENLIPKNLFDDDPLPSSSPQHDKLNLNDTDDIIKNLPDHLYCTYTKPKPHDLNPKAPDFTPNASRIEPPPPQPQQPQPQPPPQPQQPQPPPQPQQPQPQPPPQPQQPQPQPPPQPKLKHFPRPQQPLQPQLHHFPQPQPPAQPQQPHFPQPHPPMQPQLQHFPQPQPPPHFQQPHFPVQPHQQHFPQPQPPPSAYHPLPPQQPNYFQMPQSYYPLPPQQQPNNYFPRPPSYHHTPHQKQQQQQPPRRPPDGGAGHGRSAV; via the coding sequence ATGGGTAGTGAAAGTGATGATGCAACAGATCAATTACTAAAGCCAGAGAATCTCATTCCAAAAAATTTGTTTGATGATGATCCTCTGCCCAGCTCCTCACCACAACATGATAAACTTAATCTTAATGATACTGATGATATCATTAAGAATTTGCCAGACCACTTATACTGTACTTATACTAAACCGAAACCTCATGATCTGAACCCAAAGGCACCAGACTTTACACCCAATGCTTCCCGAATCGAACCACCCCCACCGCAGCCTCAACAACCACAACCACAACCACCACCGCAGCCTCAACAACCACAACCACCACCGCAGCCTCAACAGCCACAACCACAACCACCACCGCAGCCTCAACAGCCACAACCACAACCACCACCGCAGCCTAAACTAAAGCATTTCCCCCGGCCACAACAACCACTGCAGCCTCAACTACATCATTTCCCCCAGCCACAACCACCCGCACAGCCTCAACAACCGCATTTTCCCCAGCCACATCCGCCCATGCAGCCTCAACTACAGCATTTCCCCCAGCCACAACCGCCACCGCATTTTCAGCAGCCCCATTTTCCAGTGCAGCCTCATCAGCAGCATTTTCCCCAGCCACAACCACCACCCTCTGCTTACCATCCTCTGCCACCGCAGCAGCCAAATTACTTCCAAATGCCACAGTCTTACTATCCTCTGCCACCGCAGCAGCAGCCAAATAATTACTTCCCAAGGCCGCCGTCTTACCATCATACTcctcaccagaagcagcagcagcagcaaccACCGCGGCGACCACCCGATGGAGGAGCAGGACATGGAAGATCAGCTGTCTAG
- the LOC115707972 gene encoding protein HEADING DATE REPRESSOR 1 isoform X3 translates to MNEENFLSNEVKMEDAETTPPVLSERRKALFEPLEPTTRINRQRPTAESLLPMPDFETATYPRGWQIGKKRKLVNVDVVESMRRIAVQEMNRQDKEIDDLNGVVEEDGWLIEHLQAQLQDEKNKRADVERENATLRDQINILMNMLQDGEEVPDEDEPPHDET, encoded by the exons atgaatgaagaaaattttcTCTCTAATGAAGTGAAAATGGAGGATGCAGAAACAACTCCTCCTGTACTTTCTGAACGTAGAAAGGCTTTGTTTGAACCATTGGAGCCTACAACTCGAATAAACCGACAGCGGCCAACGGCTGAGTCTTTGCTCCCCATGCCGGACTTTGAAACCGCCACTTATCCCCGCGGCTGGCAAATTGGCAAGAAGAGGAAGCTAGTCAATGTTGATGTTGTTGAAAGCATGAGGAGGATTGCTGTTCAAGAAATGAACAGACAG GATAAGGAAATTGATGATCTAAATGGGGTAGTTGAAGAGGATGGTTGGCTCATAGAACACCTTCAAGCTCAACTTCAAGACGAAAAGAACAAAAGGGCTGATGTTGAGAGAGAAAATGCAACGCTTAGAGACCAAATCAATATACTTATGAACATGTTGCAAGATGGGGAAGAAGTCCCAGATGAGGATGAACCACCTCATGATGAAACCTAG
- the LOC115707972 gene encoding protein HEADING DATE REPRESSOR 1 isoform X1: protein MENQNKNRTRVNGGRGRGGVLDGFSPVSSTRIDWKSRKRTGKGRDIEKVITTREEDNDVNMNEENFLSNEVKMEDAETTPPVLSERRKALFEPLEPTTRINRQRPTAESLLPMPDFETATYPRGWQIGKKRKLVNVDVVESMRRIAVQEMNRQDKEIDDLNGVVEEDGWLIEHLQAQLQDEKNKRADVERENATLRDQINILMNMLQDGEEVPDEDEPPHDET from the exons atGGAAAATCAAAACAAGAATAGAACAAGGGTTAATGGAGGAAGAGGAAGAGGGGGAGTTTTGGATGGCTTTTCTCCAGTTTCTTCCACTAGAATTGATTGGAAGTCTCGAAAAAGAACAG GTAAAGGAAGGGATATAGAGAAGGTGATCACAACAAGAGAAGAAGATAATGATGTTAATatgaatgaagaaaattttcTCTCTAATGAAGTGAAAATGGAGGATGCAGAAACAACTCCTCCTGTACTTTCTGAACGTAGAAAGGCTTTGTTTGAACCATTGGAGCCTACAACTCGAATAAACCGACAGCGGCCAACGGCTGAGTCTTTGCTCCCCATGCCGGACTTTGAAACCGCCACTTATCCCCGCGGCTGGCAAATTGGCAAGAAGAGGAAGCTAGTCAATGTTGATGTTGTTGAAAGCATGAGGAGGATTGCTGTTCAAGAAATGAACAGACAG GATAAGGAAATTGATGATCTAAATGGGGTAGTTGAAGAGGATGGTTGGCTCATAGAACACCTTCAAGCTCAACTTCAAGACGAAAAGAACAAAAGGGCTGATGTTGAGAGAGAAAATGCAACGCTTAGAGACCAAATCAATATACTTATGAACATGTTGCAAGATGGGGAAGAAGTCCCAGATGAGGATGAACCACCTCATGATGAAACCTAG
- the LOC115707972 gene encoding protein HEADING DATE REPRESSOR 1 isoform X2 — protein sequence MEEEEEGEFWMAFLQFLPLELIGSLEKEQFSKLFRQPKKTGKGRDIEKVITTREEDNDVNMNEENFLSNEVKMEDAETTPPVLSERRKALFEPLEPTTRINRQRPTAESLLPMPDFETATYPRGWQIGKKRKLVNVDVVESMRRIAVQEMNRQDKEIDDLNGVVEEDGWLIEHLQAQLQDEKNKRADVERENATLRDQINILMNMLQDGEEVPDEDEPPHDET from the exons ATGGAGGAAGAGGAAGAGGGGGAGTTTTGGATGGCTTTTCTCCAGTTTCTTCCACTAGAATTGATTGGAAGTCTCGAAAAAGAACAG TTTTCTAAATTGTTTAGACAACCAAAAAAAACAGGTAAAGGAAGGGATATAGAGAAGGTGATCACAACAAGAGAAGAAGATAATGATGTTAATatgaatgaagaaaattttcTCTCTAATGAAGTGAAAATGGAGGATGCAGAAACAACTCCTCCTGTACTTTCTGAACGTAGAAAGGCTTTGTTTGAACCATTGGAGCCTACAACTCGAATAAACCGACAGCGGCCAACGGCTGAGTCTTTGCTCCCCATGCCGGACTTTGAAACCGCCACTTATCCCCGCGGCTGGCAAATTGGCAAGAAGAGGAAGCTAGTCAATGTTGATGTTGTTGAAAGCATGAGGAGGATTGCTGTTCAAGAAATGAACAGACAG GATAAGGAAATTGATGATCTAAATGGGGTAGTTGAAGAGGATGGTTGGCTCATAGAACACCTTCAAGCTCAACTTCAAGACGAAAAGAACAAAAGGGCTGATGTTGAGAGAGAAAATGCAACGCTTAGAGACCAAATCAATATACTTATGAACATGTTGCAAGATGGGGAAGAAGTCCCAGATGAGGATGAACCACCTCATGATGAAACCTAG
- the LOC115707971 gene encoding uncharacterized protein LOC115707971 encodes MVQLMSSAMAELRGKGSRKATVKMEIDVEDLSDSLNSLHKRPKLDSSSQENMDSDTLGEQSSMFNPLNEPSPLGLRLRKSPSLLDLIQMKLSQDHSAAKLSTLGKRNLKGGNSMLSNTDKLKASNFPASVLKIGTWQYKSRYEGDLVAKCYFAKHKLVWEVLDGSLKNKIEIQWSDIVALKANYPDDAPGTLDVVLARPPLFFRETNPQPRKHTLWQTTSDFTGGQATIHRQHFLQCPQGLLGKHFEKLIQCDPRLNCLSQQPEIVLESPYFETRITTTDEKNELSNGFDLKTEDRPVFFGIHDTTSTSGAQSSSINEQEFTNRAPESYCSEISSACSEFKGIGAENSKMLSSWDQIKVPGIHPSMSMSDLVNHIGNCISEKMTSSTNPASSGKQKNDKGILEEITQYLFNDSQFNLASDEQSLMTRVNSLCCLLQKDSSANQLFQSINDDNSIVDLNTEAKTSQINSNSGLASESKRDNSIDGSDCKQPQDMSRKDSFGELLLSLPRIASLPQFLFNLSQDSDNQAR; translated from the exons ATGGTTCAGCTGATGAGTTCGGCTATGGCCGAGTTGAGAGGTAAGGGTTCTAGAAAGGCGACGGTGAAGATGGAGATCGATGTTGAAGACTTATCTGATTCTCTCAATTCTCTTCACAAGCGACCCAAACTCGATTCGTCTTCTCAG GAAAATATGGACTCTGATACATTAGGAGAGCAATCTTCGATGTTCAATCCTCTTAATGAGCCAAGCCCACTGGGTTTGCGTCTCAGGAAAAGTCCCTCTCTTTTAGACTTGATTCAAATGAAGCTGTCACAAGATCATAGTGCAGCTAAATTGTCAACTTTAGGCAAGAGAAATCTAAAGGGGGGAAATTCTATGTTAAGTAATACAGATAAACTAAAGGCTTCCAATTTTCCAGCTTCAGTTTTAAAGATTGGAACTTGGCAG TACAAGTCAAGGTATGAAGGTGATTTAGTTGCAAAATGTTACTTTGCAAAACATAAGCTTGTATGGGAAGTACTTGATGGTAGCCTTAAGAACAAGATAGAAATTCAGTGGTCAGATATTGTGGCTCTCAAGGCTAACTATCCAGATGATGCTCCGGGGACTTTGGATGTTGTG TTGGCTAGACCGCCCCTTTTCTTTAGGGAGACCAATCCACAGCCAAGAAAGCATACCTTGTGGCAGACAACGTCAGATTTTACTGGAGGACAAGCCACCATACACAG GCAACATTTTCTACAGTGTCCACAAGGCTTATTAGGGAAGCATTTTGAAAAGCTTATCCAATGTGACCCTCGTCTGAACTGTTTAAGTCAACAGCCAGAGATTGTGCTAGAGTCTCCTTATTTTGAAACCAGAATAACTACTACTGACGAGAAGAATGAACTTAGCAATGGGTTTGATTTAAAGACGGAAGACAGGCCTGTTTTCTTTGGGATACACGATACAACATCAACATCTGGTGCTCAGTCATCCTCCATAAATGAACAGGAATTCACAAACAGAGCTCCTGAAAGTTATTGCTCTGAAATCTCTTCAGCTTGCTCAG AATTCAAGGGCATTGGAGCCGAGAACTCGAAGATGCTAAGCAGTTGGGATCAAATCAAAGTTCCTGGAATTCACCCATCAATGTCAATGAGTGATCTAGTGAACCACATTGGAAATTGCATATCTGAGAAGATGACTTCTTCAACAAACCCCGCCTCGTCCGGAAAGCAAAAAAATGACAAGGGCATTCTGGAGGAGATTACCCAGTACTTGTTTAATGATTCTCAGTTTAATTTGGCCTCAGATGAGCAGTCTCTCATGACAAGGGTCAATTCCCTCTGTTGCCTTCTACAGAAGGATTCTTCAGCAAACCAACTCTTCCAATCCATAAATGATGACAACAGTATTGTAGATTTAAACACTGAAGCGAAAACAAGCCAAATAAACTCAAACTCTGGATTGGCATCTGAGTCTAAAAGGGATAACTCCATTGATGGTTCTGATTGCAAGCAACCTCAAGATATGTCCAGAAAAGACTCATTTGGGGagcttcttctctctcttccaaGAATAGCTTCTCTACCACAGTTTTTGTTTAACCTGTCCCAAGATTCTGATAATCAAGCCAGATAA
- the LOC115707970 gene encoding uncharacterized protein LOC115707970, translated as MENEDSEHEHKPLTTATIESASRSTSMNYSTSGANNISLVIMQATAQSHSNYRPHSYPIDNFSESAPKTEKLDGSFLTLGIGSTADAMSRCNISGVESIPVPAPQSNTSNSLAESNLNPSPSMADSVSDAQSGVYGPTFLGNGQRVVPGVNARFLSNPRFTAETPQNDQLHATYPVNQLETCETWLARSILRDIRGNNQWAVVSGVSSSNPHYITETPQNNRVHEFDPGHRRENSRMGGIDTNSGYQGHSAIPSIPRSTQLGLSSNDQRTVSGVDSRRCHFNPRYVSEIPQGDLGSTREDARMGDIDHSSGYQGSIPTSTQLGFSNSGQRSFSRFHSNPQSDPGPTTEDLRLGGTHYQGHSAITSIPRSTQLGISGNAQRIDPGVGSGFRSNTQYVLETPQNYENARLGGPNVNYGHQGHSTISSMNRNSHVGMTDSRQGRETSFQPAMGQSQNFMETVGPQRTGILIGQSTSNTPVTNNNGISQPCSVSSSTRPSLKRDVIQSSQATFQSQHDKMRKRSPNSSGVGYHMAQANHERSYNNTPLPNLLQTTPSFSPHPQMHNVQTYGPYRPQHFSQQSLAATQFLSAPHPAPQYLQQPQAIRQLLLQPQPATHFLSQLQIARPQMVLHPLTASQILSQPQPAPPQTLHPSLLRRNKNTRGCPTKQSSLKTSCKPQEHIKWQDPNQTKKIIGHKCFICQRDLSLSADGSAFRSNLLPPSAILPCGHTFHDHCLELNTPPDQATNPPCILCTIMKES; from the exons ATGGAGAATGAAGATTCGGAGCATGAACACAAGCCTCTTACAACTGCTACAATTGAGTCTGCTAGTAGGAGTACTTCTATGAACTATAGTACTAGTGGAGCTAATAACATCTCTCTTGTAATCATGCAAGCAACGGCTCAATCACATTCTAATTACAGACCCCATTCTTATCCCATTGATAATTTTTCTGAATCTGCCCCTAAGACTGAAAAACTTGATGGATCTTTCCTGACCCTTGGAATTGGGAGTACTGCAGATGCTATGTCTAGATGTAATATTTCTGGAGTTGAAAGTATTCCAGTGCCGGCTCCTCAATCAAACACTTCCAATAGCTTAGCCGAAAGTAATTTAAATCCTAGTCCCAGCATGGCTGATAGTGTATCTGATGCTCAAAGTGGTGTCTATGGTCCTACTTTTCTTGGCAATGGCCAAAGGGTTGTGCCTGGTGTCAATGCAAGGTTTCTTTCCAACCCGCGTTTTACTGCAGAAACACCTCAAAATGATCAGCTGCATGCCACTTATCCTGTCAATCAGCTAGAAACATGTGAGACCTGGCTAGCTAGAAGTATTCTACGTGATATACGTGGCAATAACCAATGGGCGGTTGTGTCTGGTGTTAGCTCCTCCAACCCACATTATATTACAGAAACACCTCAAAATAATCGGGTGCATGAGTTTGATCCTGGACATAGAAGGGAGAATTCAAGAATGGGAGGTATTGACACCAATAGTGGTTATCAAGGGCACTCAGCTATACCTTCAATACCTAGAAGCACTCAACTTGGGTTATCTAGCAATGACCAAAGAACTGTTTCTGGTGTTGATTCAAGGAGGTGTCATTTCAACCCACGATATGTTTCCGAGATACCTCAAGGTGATCTTGGATCTACAAGGGAGGATGCAAGAATGGGAGATATTGACCACAGTAGTGGTTATCAAGGTTCAATTCCTACAAGCACTCAACTCGGGTTTTCTAACAGTGGCCAAAGGAGTTTTTCGAGGTTTCATTCCAACCCTCAAAGTGATCCTGGACCTACAACAGAGGATTTAAGATTGGGAGGTACTCACTATCAAGGTCACTCAGCTATTACTTCAATACCTAGAAGCACCCAACTTGGGATTTCTGGCAATGCCCAAAGGATTGATCCTGGTGTTGGTTCGGGGTTTCGTTCCAACACACAATATGTTTTAGAGACACCTCAAAATTATGAGAATGCAAGATTGGGAGGTCCTAACGTAAATTATGGTCATCAAGGTCACTCAACTATATCATCAATGAATAGAAACAGTCATGTTGGGATGACTGACTCCAGACAGGGCAGGGAAACTAGCTTTCAACCAGCAATGGGCCAGTCACAGAATTTTATGGAGACTGTTGGGCCTCAGAGAACAGGGATTTTGATAG GACAGAGTACTTCAAACACTCCAGTGACAAATAACAATGGCATTTCTCAACCTTGTAGTGTTTCCAGTTCCACTAGACCctcccttaaaagggatgtaatACAATCTTCCCAAGCTACTTTCCAAAGTCAACACGATAAGATGAGAAAACGTTCACCAAATTCGTCAGGCGTTGGTTATCACATGGCCCAAGCCAACCATGAGCGTTCTTATAACAACACACCACTTCCAAACCTGCTCCAGACTACTCCCTCCTTCTCACCCCATCCACAGATGCACAATGTTCAAACGTATGGTCCATATCGTCCTCAACATTTCTCACAGCAATCACTGGCTGCTACACAATTTCTCTCAGCACCACACCCTGCTCCACAATATCTCCAACAGCCACAGGCCATTAGACAACTTCTCTTGCAACCACAACCCGCCACACATTTTCTCTCGCAGCTACAGATTGCTCGTCCACAAATGGTCTTGCACCCCCTGACTGCTTCACAAATTCTCTCTCAACCACAGCCTGCTCCTCCACAAACTCTACATCCGAGTTTACTACGTCGCAATAAGAATACTAGAGGCTGTCCAACAAAACAGTCATCACTCAAGACTTCCTGTAAGCCTCAAGAGCATATCAAATGGCAAG ATCCAAATCAGACTAAGAAAATAATTGGGCACAAGTGTTTCATATGCCAAAGGGATCTTTCATTATCAGCAGACGGTTCTGCTTTCAGGTCAAATCTTCTCCCACCGTCCGCTATTCTACCATGTGGCCACACCTTTCATGATCACTGCCTTGAACTCAACACCCCTCCTGACCAAGCTACCAATCCTCCATGCATTCTCTGTACCATCATGAAAGAGAGTTGA